A genomic segment from Planktothrix agardhii NIES-204 encodes:
- a CDS encoding tetratricopeptide repeat protein, translating into MNAEELREVASNLFNEMKWEESINYYSQAIEADPSNADAYRGRGGAYSNLGNYSQALPDLDKAIELNSLDEKAFCNRGLAYSGLGEYSQAIADFNKAIELKPDYEKVFFNRGVSYLNSDQYQQALEDFTKAIQINPNDFRSYYNRGLCYLKFNQNENAIQDFTKGIQINPEHSTSYYKRGLAYIELYQYEKAIEDSNKTIELNPQNANAYVKRAFCYLQIGLKPVLIDLHKAGIIYQENNQLEDYNQVQDMLNTLNLFKG; encoded by the coding sequence ATGAATGCAGAAGAATTACGGGAAGTAGCATCGAATTTATTTAACGAAATGAAATGGGAGGAATCTATTAATTATTATAGTCAGGCAATTGAAGCAGACCCCAGCAATGCGGATGCCTATAGAGGGAGAGGAGGCGCCTACTCTAATCTGGGAAACTATTCACAAGCTTTACCAGATTTAGATAAAGCAATAGAACTTAATTCCTTGGATGAAAAAGCCTTTTGTAATCGAGGGTTAGCTTATTCAGGGTTAGGAGAATATTCTCAAGCAATTGCTGATTTTAATAAAGCTATTGAACTTAAACCCGACTATGAAAAAGTTTTTTTCAATCGGGGAGTTAGTTATCTAAATTCGGATCAATATCAACAAGCTTTAGAAGATTTTACCAAAGCTATTCAAATCAATCCTAATGATTTTAGAAGTTATTATAATCGAGGTCTTTGTTATCTGAAATTCAATCAGAATGAGAATGCGATTCAAGATTTTACCAAAGGTATTCAAATCAATCCAGAACATTCTACAAGCTATTATAAACGAGGATTGGCTTATATAGAATTATATCAATATGAAAAGGCAATTGAAGATTCTAACAAAACTATTGAACTTAATCCTCAGAATGCAAATGCTTATGTAAAAAGAGCCTTTTGCTATCTACAGATCGGTTTAAAACCTGTTTTAATTGATCTCCATAAAGCGGGAATAATCTATCAAGAAAACAATCAACTTGAGGACTATAATCAGGTGCAAGATATGCTTAATACATTAAACTTGTTTAAAGGCTAA